A genome region from Leifsonia sp. Root112D2 includes the following:
- a CDS encoding PrgI family protein: MSTLSAETLLSEEGAPRVRFASRERRGVFLGLSFSQLMVIGSVVAALLITLLVNVNAIWVVLPVAAIVFFFGVGTYRREPMMLIIWQATRYGIRAMKGQTKFRRDVWMRVSAASLTVGQAHAAEIAPHVASRFLLPGALGDVQIVQIPGTGAFVYNARGNLASITLRVGSRAWALRDKGTQEGAYDGFVEWLSSLENMPGLTEATARIRVDRASTNELRDYLSARQEQFHPEVTPKLVQEYWKLTQAASKRSMGFSNTVTLTFSTAKLNAVIRDAGRGMAGLAAVLKERVAALETAMEHARLSMAGWLDADELDTALAAAADPVAASSRRERQGAEQNSVQLNPPIMGIDEGWDHLRVDESWHQTFWIAEWPRTDVRTGFLEPLLYAGDSTRVITLQVRPIAIHKALAEVNRAQTDMETAATIRMKLQSRITLEHVREAEALEVRESDLVDGFGDVQFRGFVTVSAESTDALAKARSEIEQASHTARVSLASLSGQQAAGFVTAALVVPVEGD; the protein is encoded by the coding sequence ATGAGCACACTCAGCGCGGAAACCCTCCTCAGCGAAGAAGGCGCACCCCGAGTCAGATTCGCCTCCCGAGAACGCCGCGGCGTCTTCCTCGGCCTCAGCTTCAGCCAGCTAATGGTCATCGGCAGCGTCGTCGCAGCCCTGCTCATCACCCTGCTGGTCAATGTGAACGCGATCTGGGTGGTGCTGCCGGTCGCAGCCATCGTGTTCTTCTTTGGCGTCGGCACCTACCGGCGGGAGCCGATGATGCTGATCATCTGGCAAGCCACCCGCTACGGCATCCGAGCCATGAAGGGCCAAACGAAGTTTCGCCGCGACGTGTGGATGCGTGTATCCGCCGCAAGCCTCACCGTCGGGCAAGCTCATGCCGCTGAAATCGCGCCCCACGTTGCTTCCCGATTCCTGCTACCTGGGGCGCTGGGAGATGTGCAGATCGTGCAGATCCCGGGCACGGGTGCTTTCGTCTACAACGCCCGCGGCAACCTTGCCTCCATCACGCTGAGGGTCGGCTCGCGGGCGTGGGCATTGCGGGACAAAGGCACCCAGGAGGGCGCCTATGACGGATTCGTGGAATGGCTCAGCTCCCTGGAAAACATGCCGGGCCTGACCGAAGCCACCGCCCGCATCCGCGTGGACCGGGCCTCCACGAACGAACTGCGCGACTACCTGAGCGCCCGGCAAGAACAATTCCACCCAGAGGTAACACCAAAACTGGTGCAGGAGTATTGGAAGCTGACCCAGGCCGCATCGAAACGGTCAATGGGATTCTCCAACACAGTGACCTTGACCTTCTCCACGGCAAAGCTCAACGCGGTGATCCGGGACGCGGGCCGCGGCATGGCGGGGTTGGCCGCCGTGCTGAAAGAACGAGTCGCGGCCTTGGAAACAGCCATGGAACACGCCAGATTGAGCATGGCCGGATGGCTAGACGCCGACGAACTCGATACGGCGCTTGCCGCTGCCGCAGATCCGGTTGCTGCCTCGAGTCGGCGCGAGAGGCAGGGCGCCGAACAGAATTCCGTCCAGCTGAATCCGCCGATCATGGGTATCGACGAAGGCTGGGACCACCTGCGCGTCGATGAGAGTTGGCATCAAACGTTTTGGATCGCCGAATGGCCTCGAACCGATGTGCGAACCGGGTTCCTGGAACCGCTGCTGTATGCCGGCGACTCCACCCGGGTGATCACTCTGCAGGTGCGACCGATCGCCATCCACAAGGCTCTTGCCGAAGTCAACCGGGCACAAACCGACATGGAGACCGCCGCGACAATCCGCATGAAGCTGCAGTCACGCATCACGCTCGAGCACGTTCGCGAGGCCGAAGCCCTGGAGGTGCGCGAGAGCGACCTCGTTGACGGGTTTGGTGACGTGCAGTTCCGTGGCTTCGTCACGGTCTCGGCCGAGTCCACGGACGCCTTGGCGAAGGCACGCAGCGAGATCGAACAGGCCTCCCACACGGCCCGGGTCTCACTCGCGTCGTTGTCAGGGCAGCAAGCGGCCGGCTTCGTCACTGCCGCGCTTGTTGTGCCGGTAGAGGGGGACTGA
- a CDS encoding type IV secretory system conjugative DNA transfer family protein, translating into MRHAPAPWATAALYALFGAVIAGGLATGIGIVIIHLACGSGGEPTGVFAGLQLAFGADTSGFTIPAGCAAPVTAVRVADIVVLVLLIAAVVAVAVWWFRFKQSDRYFIRELKLRDGLAKPGEIRRFVSARAALHRAHTLRPLTKNAVPSDVGWKVGRSHGQDVFVSIEDSVVVEGAPRSGKGYRFIINAILDWTGPLITTSTRNDNLSATMSTREKRGEVTVFDPQELSGVRSSLRISPITGCEDPLVADQRGQAIVAGTALGASRTNQEWAHVASSVLSRLLHAAAVTGRGVDTLARWGSNPRLALEAVSILTNQGTPGWAEDLDAIINGDEKLLASSWFGVSGAVRPLAIPSIREAMTPDRGDEFDPDRFLSGQNTLYLIGTGAGAGSVGGFLGAVLDDIVETARRKALASPESRLNPPLALILDEIANMFSWPALPRIMADGGGIGISTIVVLQALSQAETAWSRAEADTLWSAATAKLLLGGASDVDHLRDIESLLGTRRIRNTGHSYTDSSSTTSINSEKTPVMALDEIRRMPETLGLLAYRNRRGVLLDLHGWTARADAATIKTGKSRTEADQQILFGQQYEAAQERRTRIGGAA; encoded by the coding sequence ATGAGACACGCACCCGCCCCGTGGGCAACAGCCGCGCTCTACGCCCTGTTCGGTGCCGTCATCGCTGGAGGACTGGCCACCGGTATCGGCATAGTAATCATCCATCTGGCGTGCGGGAGCGGAGGGGAGCCGACCGGGGTCTTCGCCGGCCTTCAACTTGCGTTCGGGGCCGACACGTCTGGGTTCACGATTCCGGCTGGCTGTGCCGCACCCGTCACTGCTGTTCGCGTCGCCGACATCGTTGTCCTGGTTCTATTGATTGCTGCGGTGGTTGCTGTGGCTGTGTGGTGGTTTCGGTTCAAGCAATCCGACCGGTACTTCATCCGTGAACTCAAACTCCGCGATGGCCTGGCGAAACCGGGCGAGATTAGACGCTTCGTCTCCGCCCGCGCCGCCCTGCACCGTGCCCACACGCTGCGGCCGTTGACCAAGAATGCGGTGCCGTCGGATGTGGGCTGGAAAGTGGGCCGCTCCCACGGCCAGGACGTGTTCGTGTCCATTGAAGACTCAGTCGTCGTCGAAGGCGCACCCCGCTCCGGCAAAGGTTACCGGTTCATCATCAACGCCATCCTCGACTGGACCGGCCCCCTGATCACCACCTCCACCCGCAACGACAACCTCTCCGCCACCATGAGCACCCGCGAGAAGCGCGGCGAGGTCACCGTTTTCGATCCACAGGAACTCTCCGGGGTGCGCTCGAGCCTACGGATCTCACCCATCACCGGCTGCGAGGACCCACTCGTTGCCGACCAGCGCGGGCAGGCCATCGTCGCCGGCACCGCCCTCGGCGCTTCCCGTACGAATCAGGAGTGGGCGCACGTTGCCTCCTCCGTTCTCTCCCGGCTCCTGCACGCGGCCGCCGTCACCGGCCGCGGCGTTGACACTCTCGCCAGATGGGGATCCAACCCCCGCCTCGCGCTGGAAGCAGTCAGTATCCTCACCAACCAAGGCACGCCCGGATGGGCCGAAGACTTGGACGCGATCATCAACGGCGACGAGAAACTCCTCGCCTCCTCCTGGTTCGGCGTCTCTGGAGCCGTCCGCCCTCTGGCCATCCCGAGCATCCGCGAAGCCATGACACCCGACCGAGGAGATGAGTTCGATCCGGATCGTTTCCTCTCCGGCCAAAACACCCTCTACCTGATCGGAACCGGCGCCGGCGCCGGATCCGTCGGCGGCTTCCTCGGCGCAGTCCTCGACGACATCGTAGAAACCGCCCGCCGCAAAGCACTCGCCTCACCCGAATCCAGACTCAACCCGCCATTGGCGCTGATCTTGGACGAGATTGCGAACATGTTCTCCTGGCCGGCACTGCCACGGATCATGGCCGACGGCGGCGGCATCGGCATCTCCACCATCGTCGTCCTCCAAGCCCTCTCCCAAGCCGAAACAGCCTGGTCTCGGGCCGAAGCCGACACCCTCTGGTCTGCTGCCACCGCCAAACTCCTCCTCGGCGGAGCCTCCGACGTCGACCACCTGCGCGACATCGAATCGCTCCTGGGCACCCGCCGTATCCGCAACACCGGCCACTCCTACACCGACAGCAGCTCCACCACCAGCATCAATAGTGAGAAGACTCCGGTGATGGCTCTCGACGAGATCCGGCGAATGCCCGAAACACTCGGGCTTCTTGCCTACCGCAATCGCCGCGGTGTCCTTCTTGACCTTCACGGGTGGACCGCCCGGGCCGATGCCGCGACGATCAAGACCGGCAAGAGCCGCACGGAAGCCGATCAACAGATTTTGTTCGGGCAGCAGTATGAGGCGGCCCAGGAACGGCGCACCAGGATCGGTGGGGCGGCCTGA
- a CDS encoding single-stranded DNA-binding protein: protein MTMSTRVPITIEGNLTADPVYGESENGTKYAKFTVAVTDRKLEDGKWIDGDTQFHRTTVFGHTAEHVRESITKGDTVLVNGTLEFRHWTDQATSEARVSTEIVADAIGPSLRYVSAELNRRTPKADGPAASTTAPVTTLQPADAAEVAF from the coding sequence ATGACAATGAGCACACGAGTTCCCATTACCATCGAGGGAAACCTCACCGCTGACCCCGTCTACGGCGAATCCGAGAACGGCACCAAATACGCCAAATTCACCGTCGCCGTCACCGACCGCAAACTCGAAGACGGCAAATGGATCGACGGCGACACACAGTTCCACCGCACCACCGTCTTCGGCCACACCGCCGAGCACGTTCGCGAGAGCATCACCAAAGGCGACACCGTCCTCGTCAACGGCACCCTCGAATTCCGCCACTGGACCGACCAAGCCACCAGCGAAGCACGCGTCTCCACCGAGATCGTCGCCGACGCCATCGGACCCTCACTCCGGTATGTCAGCGCCGAACTCAACCGCCGCACCCCAAAAGCTGACGGCCCGGCCGCCTCAACGACCGCGCCCGTCACCACACTGCAACCAGCCGACGCCGCAGAAGTAGCGTTCTAA
- a CDS encoding RES domain-containing protein, whose product MQAAANDGEAPPLPGQLDATWRARRMLRSFQTVDALPFVDIEAAETRTYLNIHAARMLDSLHITNLDVSMVRGRSRWLTRGLAECVYNSRNKVGDALFAGIRYISRLGDYECWAIFDGTDVVQLTEQRVDIDNPALVTVAERHGLALV is encoded by the coding sequence ATGCAAGCGGCCGCCAACGACGGCGAAGCGCCGCCTCTCCCCGGTCAGCTAGATGCAACCTGGCGCGCGCGACGTATGCTCCGGTCATTCCAAACGGTTGACGCGCTTCCATTCGTCGACATTGAAGCCGCGGAAACCCGCACTTACCTCAACATTCACGCCGCGCGGATGCTGGACAGTCTCCACATCACAAACCTCGACGTCTCCATGGTCCGAGGTCGCTCACGGTGGCTCACTCGCGGGCTCGCGGAATGCGTATACAACTCACGAAACAAGGTCGGCGACGCCCTCTTCGCAGGGATCCGATACATCTCCCGATTAGGCGACTATGAATGCTGGGCTATATTCGACGGGACCGACGTCGTGCAACTCACCGAACAACGCGTCGACATCGACAACCCTGCACTCGTCACCGTCGCAGAACGACACGGACTGGCGCTCGTATGA
- a CDS encoding AbiJ-NTD4 domain-containing protein has translation MTSFAERIGKRAVRSLTQRDALDVETRTELWNVFVTLRGTLRNVASQTYSADTTEAAVLGAVWTWEYKRPRDEMKSEANVWAEIKASILNADWYDVLDLIEAVVKYLDRYKTHATEDLRSTFTDTFNNRFEHFLVGYRFIGNEITPIDTTAEAEAVVSAQKNTDSIAGARHALDRAVELLADRQNPDYPNSIKESISAVEAIVKRVTGEGTLGAGLGRLESAGLTIHPALKSAWSKMYGWTSDAAGIRHAGVEAADADQALAKYVLVVCSAFVSYLIEEGRKKDLLK, from the coding sequence ATGACTTCCTTCGCTGAACGCATAGGCAAACGCGCCGTTCGCTCGCTCACCCAGCGCGACGCCCTCGACGTCGAGACCCGCACAGAGCTTTGGAATGTCTTTGTGACCCTCCGCGGCACCCTGCGGAACGTGGCTTCTCAAACATATTCGGCCGACACCACCGAAGCAGCCGTCTTGGGCGCCGTGTGGACGTGGGAGTATAAGAGACCTCGCGATGAAATGAAGAGCGAGGCCAACGTATGGGCGGAGATCAAGGCTTCAATTCTCAATGCTGATTGGTACGACGTACTCGACCTGATCGAGGCAGTCGTCAAGTACCTCGACCGCTACAAGACGCACGCCACCGAAGACCTTCGATCGACGTTCACGGACACGTTCAACAACCGCTTTGAGCATTTCCTCGTCGGCTATCGATTTATCGGCAACGAGATAACGCCGATCGATACCACTGCCGAGGCTGAGGCAGTGGTGAGCGCTCAGAAGAATACCGACAGTATCGCCGGGGCCCGTCATGCCCTCGACCGCGCAGTCGAGCTACTCGCGGACCGGCAAAATCCCGACTACCCCAACTCCATTAAGGAATCAATCTCCGCAGTCGAAGCCATTGTCAAGAGGGTGACCGGAGAAGGCACTCTCGGAGCCGGGCTGGGCAGGCTCGAATCCGCAGGTCTGACAATCCACCCCGCCCTCAAGAGCGCATGGTCGAAGATGTACGGCTGGACCTCGGACGCTGCGGGCATACGCCACGCAGGAGTCGAAGCAGCCGACGCTGACCAAGCGCTTGCCAAGTACGTACTCGTAGTATGTTCCGCGTTTGTGTCGTACCTCATCGAAGAGGGTCGCAAAAAGGACCTCCTCAAATAG
- a CDS encoding HNH endonuclease: protein MTLVVELADNAVDRYTDTLSEVAAALAVSDVETARERLAPISGELWTGRLSFAVSAGAGAPSTTARNVSDRIRAQVFLRDGLRCTYCGGRAIPRCVLVAISDVFPESFAYDPHYGRGRIHPAFWAVAPEADHVLAHARGGAGEMDNLTTLHTTCNARKANLLVAELPVVVPAKEIPGWDGLLAEYAGTVAAGNTHGKRHSAPGYHQRWSRYFELQSLGSVFDPGLNATPLDDRLDEGLLPDELYSSTLPSAPFVDR from the coding sequence ATGACGCTCGTCGTTGAATTGGCAGATAACGCCGTCGACAGGTACACCGACACACTCTCCGAGGTCGCCGCAGCGCTTGCTGTCTCTGATGTGGAAACTGCTCGTGAGCGGTTAGCACCAATCTCCGGAGAGTTGTGGACGGGGCGGCTTTCTTTCGCGGTCTCTGCCGGTGCCGGGGCCCCCAGCACGACAGCGCGCAATGTTTCCGACCGGATCCGAGCGCAGGTTTTCCTTCGCGACGGCCTACGCTGCACCTACTGTGGCGGCAGGGCCATTCCTCGTTGCGTTTTAGTGGCGATCAGCGACGTGTTCCCAGAGTCATTCGCTTACGACCCGCACTACGGCCGCGGTCGAATCCACCCTGCGTTCTGGGCTGTGGCCCCAGAGGCGGATCATGTCCTGGCGCATGCCCGCGGTGGGGCCGGGGAGATGGACAATCTGACCACCCTGCACACAACGTGCAACGCGCGGAAAGCAAATTTGCTGGTTGCAGAGCTGCCCGTGGTCGTTCCCGCCAAAGAGATCCCGGGATGGGACGGCCTTCTTGCCGAGTACGCGGGGACCGTTGCCGCCGGAAATACTCACGGAAAGCGACACTCCGCCCCCGGGTACCACCAACGATGGTCGAGGTACTTCGAGTTGCAATCTCTGGGATCCGTGTTTGATCCTGGTCTCAACGCCACGCCCCTGGACGACCGACTCGATGAAGGTCTACTGCCAGATGAGTTGTACAGCAGTACGTTGCCGAGTGCACCTTTCGTCGACCGGTGA
- a CDS encoding helix-turn-helix domain-containing protein, with the protein MGNRSAGEVLAEARKSLGWSQAKLAETLGFSTVLISKIESGVRTPSEAFIQALSSHLPEKAEAVQEAAGSETHPDKRKNASLKIVDAMKLAKKNGERANRLKSRAEHAQREADEIAQHLDERVNEFDREVVDPFSRLVSRVTDLPDDVIMHADLQPSRANPEFSDALKDSQLKTSKSIVSLLGAGVLGSGAGAAVGAGAATATYMTVASIAMASTGAAISSLSGAAATSATLAAIGGGSLAAGGLGIAGGTALLTGIVALPVIAVAAGAVLASGGRVLEKQKSVEQKIQQAETDFEANEVILRRFVARAGRINEILSVALLAARNHRRTIERALPDQSDVAWSELDPSTQASVRRVAEIVLACLTVLALPIGMNLKQGAPKDAMHAEIVDENSVPQIAPELEAGRELENEFIDYAIEESFGQVVR; encoded by the coding sequence ATGGGCAACCGATCCGCGGGCGAGGTGCTTGCCGAGGCGCGCAAGAGCCTCGGTTGGAGCCAGGCAAAGCTCGCCGAGACTCTTGGCTTCAGCACTGTCCTAATTTCGAAGATCGAAAGCGGCGTGCGCACTCCATCTGAAGCGTTCATCCAGGCTTTGTCGTCTCATCTGCCCGAGAAGGCGGAGGCCGTTCAGGAAGCTGCAGGCTCTGAGACTCATCCGGATAAGCGCAAAAACGCGAGCCTGAAAATCGTGGATGCGATGAAGCTTGCGAAGAAGAACGGCGAGCGAGCCAACCGACTCAAGTCGCGGGCCGAGCACGCCCAGCGCGAAGCAGACGAGATCGCCCAACATCTCGACGAGAGAGTCAATGAGTTCGATCGTGAGGTGGTCGATCCGTTCTCTCGACTTGTGTCGCGCGTTACCGACCTGCCCGATGACGTAATCATGCACGCGGACCTTCAGCCCTCGCGTGCAAACCCCGAGTTCTCCGACGCGCTCAAAGACTCCCAATTGAAGACCAGCAAGAGCATCGTCTCCCTACTAGGCGCGGGCGTCCTCGGAAGCGGTGCCGGTGCAGCGGTCGGGGCCGGAGCTGCAACTGCCACGTACATGACGGTCGCGAGCATCGCTATGGCATCCACAGGCGCCGCGATCTCTAGCTTGTCCGGTGCTGCCGCCACCTCGGCGACTCTCGCCGCCATCGGTGGAGGTAGCCTGGCCGCAGGCGGCTTGGGAATCGCGGGAGGAACCGCGCTGCTCACCGGGATCGTCGCGCTGCCGGTAATTGCCGTTGCTGCGGGTGCTGTGTTGGCAAGCGGCGGGCGCGTCCTGGAAAAGCAGAAGTCGGTCGAGCAAAAGATCCAACAGGCCGAGACTGACTTTGAGGCGAATGAGGTCATCTTGCGCAGGTTCGTGGCTCGCGCGGGGAGGATCAACGAGATCTTGTCCGTGGCACTACTCGCTGCGCGTAACCATCGACGCACCATAGAGCGCGCATTGCCTGATCAAAGCGACGTTGCATGGTCTGAACTCGATCCATCCACGCAGGCTTCGGTGCGGCGCGTGGCAGAAATCGTCCTAGCGTGCCTGACCGTGCTCGCGCTGCCAATTGGCATGAACCTGAAGCAGGGCGCACCGAAAGACGCCATGCACGCCGAAATCGTCGACGAGAACTCTGTTCCTCAAATCGCGCCCGAACTGGAAGCGGGCCGCGAGCTTGAAAACGAGTTCATCGACTACGCAATCGAAGAGTCGTTCGGCCAAGTCGTTCGCTGA
- a CDS encoding AAA family ATPase produces MTARTADGVLAAADYADAVMTRYIVEDGAIRDDLLTRNQLRDWVDGIDPLTGQRRGRDLESPVADLVLDATINAPKSFSIAAMLDGELNAAYEDLQDRLRDRIIKMWQTELNARRGKAGCIRENLTRVEVVELKHERSRSLDPHMHRHLWLNVKVQGTDGKWSNVDTRVALRFQNVVNAEGDLACRTDPVWVAALAAKGLTLNGRGEIGQLEHLVRPLSKRSAQIEANKTVRTQWWKEQHPGQEPSRDVLNQIDRWAWATDRPNKPGHLNEDDWATLVRGELLAADKNLGHERVPVTVDAVPVIALDLGLLAAKAIVDADNRSTGTGGRFNVMDVRAGAVRAIASTGLVTDRSELDAIIDRVTNDAIGAHTVTLLTEPNIPDHVKRLMATSTASVKTAVAHRIESICTPGEPLQREEVLAVGREIEPERVLDIGQLGGAAAIAGSSRVVSVTGAAGTGKTTMLKVAGAALRRHGHNMIIVAPTKKASSVAGRETNSASSSLHQLLHDYGWRWATNQAGATEWTRLQRGEVDSSSGLEYSGPRKQIRSGDRIVVDEAGMLELEAANALLEVLESTGASVAVVGDDYQALPVGHSGAMALFRRRAFDQLELDVIHRFRDPDWAELTSRLRDPEGPEDAGDVADELIKAGHVLLANNDAEARQTLVDGWFDAARHRQTVALVTATHAEAQEISEAIQAQRIQRGDITAERSVVGQADQAIFESDIVQTRRNDSTSGVDNRQTWIIKNITTSHVILESVSDASELRKITHDYAAAHVHLGYASTVYGVQGETTDRSIVGPGVDAAGLYVGLTRGRQDNQVVVTTPTLKSARTELTETMQRSPIEETLDISRTAARSELSRAARADAVQTGPIAGTGSIGRSSALTPL; encoded by the coding sequence ATGACCGCCAGAACCGCCGACGGCGTCCTGGCTGCGGCGGATTATGCGGACGCGGTGATGACCCGGTACATCGTCGAAGATGGCGCGATTCGTGACGACCTTCTGACCCGCAATCAGTTGCGGGACTGGGTCGACGGCATCGATCCGCTCACCGGGCAGCGGCGCGGCCGGGACCTCGAGTCGCCAGTCGCAGACCTCGTCTTGGACGCCACGATCAACGCACCGAAGTCGTTCTCGATCGCAGCCATGCTAGATGGCGAGCTGAATGCCGCGTATGAGGATCTGCAGGACCGGCTCCGGGACCGGATCATCAAAATGTGGCAGACCGAGCTCAACGCCAGGCGCGGGAAGGCCGGCTGCATCCGCGAGAACCTGACCCGGGTTGAGGTGGTGGAGTTGAAGCATGAGCGGTCCCGGTCGTTGGATCCACACATGCATCGTCATCTGTGGTTGAACGTCAAAGTCCAAGGCACCGACGGCAAGTGGTCCAACGTGGATACCCGGGTTGCGTTGCGGTTCCAGAACGTGGTCAACGCCGAAGGGGACTTGGCCTGCCGGACGGACCCAGTGTGGGTGGCCGCGTTGGCGGCCAAAGGGCTGACCTTGAATGGTCGCGGCGAGATCGGCCAACTGGAACATCTTGTCCGGCCGTTGTCGAAGCGGTCAGCACAGATCGAAGCGAACAAGACCGTCCGCACGCAATGGTGGAAAGAACAGCACCCTGGACAAGAACCCTCCAGGGATGTGCTGAACCAGATTGACCGGTGGGCATGGGCAACCGATCGACCGAACAAGCCCGGCCACCTGAACGAAGACGACTGGGCCACATTGGTGAGAGGCGAACTCCTGGCGGCCGACAAGAATCTCGGCCACGAACGAGTGCCGGTCACTGTCGATGCGGTCCCGGTCATAGCCCTTGACTTAGGCCTGCTGGCCGCGAAAGCGATCGTCGACGCGGACAACCGGTCAACCGGCACCGGCGGACGATTCAACGTCATGGACGTCCGGGCCGGAGCCGTCCGGGCTATCGCCTCGACCGGGCTCGTCACTGACCGGTCCGAGCTGGATGCGATCATCGACAGGGTGACCAACGACGCCATCGGTGCGCATACGGTCACCCTGCTGACCGAGCCGAACATCCCTGACCATGTCAAACGACTCATGGCCACCAGCACAGCCAGTGTCAAGACCGCGGTCGCGCACCGGATCGAATCGATCTGTACGCCCGGCGAACCGTTGCAGCGCGAGGAAGTGCTCGCCGTCGGGCGAGAGATTGAACCCGAGCGAGTTTTGGATATCGGGCAGCTCGGTGGTGCAGCAGCAATCGCCGGTAGTTCCCGAGTGGTCAGCGTCACTGGCGCAGCCGGGACCGGTAAGACCACGATGCTGAAAGTGGCTGGCGCCGCACTCCGCCGGCACGGCCACAACATGATCATCGTGGCGCCGACGAAGAAGGCGTCATCCGTGGCCGGACGCGAAACTAACAGTGCGTCCTCCTCGCTGCACCAACTCCTGCACGACTACGGATGGCGTTGGGCCACCAACCAGGCTGGCGCAACCGAATGGACGCGACTGCAGCGTGGCGAAGTAGATTCGTCCAGCGGGCTCGAGTATTCAGGACCGCGGAAGCAGATCCGTTCAGGCGATCGAATCGTCGTCGATGAAGCCGGCATGCTTGAGCTCGAGGCCGCGAATGCCCTGCTCGAGGTCCTTGAGAGTACAGGCGCCAGTGTCGCCGTGGTTGGCGATGATTATCAAGCTCTGCCCGTGGGGCACTCCGGTGCTATGGCTCTATTCCGCCGCCGAGCTTTCGACCAACTCGAGTTGGACGTCATTCACCGATTTCGAGATCCTGATTGGGCAGAACTCACTTCACGGCTGCGCGATCCCGAAGGTCCAGAAGATGCCGGCGATGTCGCCGACGAACTCATCAAGGCCGGACACGTGCTTCTCGCCAACAATGACGCCGAGGCCCGTCAAACGTTGGTCGATGGCTGGTTTGACGCCGCGCGGCACCGTCAAACAGTCGCGCTCGTCACTGCCACCCATGCGGAGGCGCAAGAAATCAGCGAGGCCATCCAAGCGCAACGAATTCAACGCGGCGACATCACCGCAGAACGAAGTGTCGTTGGCCAGGCAGATCAGGCGATTTTTGAGAGTGACATCGTCCAGACTCGCAGGAATGACTCGACGTCCGGTGTCGATAACCGTCAAACGTGGATCATTAAGAACATCACCACAAGCCATGTGATTCTGGAATCGGTCTCCGACGCGTCCGAGCTTCGAAAGATCACGCACGACTACGCTGCCGCACACGTCCACCTCGGCTACGCCTCAACCGTCTATGGAGTCCAAGGCGAGACGACCGATCGATCCATCGTCGGACCCGGCGTCGACGCAGCCGGACTTTACGTAGGCCTCACCCGCGGGAGACAGGACAACCAGGTCGTCGTGACCACGCCAACGTTGAAGTCGGCGCGGACCGAACTCACCGAAACGATGCAACGCAGCCCGATCGAAGAGACACTCGACATATCCCGAACGGCAGCTCGAAGCGAGCTCAGCCGCGCAGCCAGAGCCGATGCAGTCCAAACCGGCCCGATCGCCGGTACCGGATCGATCGGACGATCATCTGCTCTCACACCACTCTGA
- a CDS encoding GIY-YIG nuclease family protein → MSSKSTARPAPKPKKPQKSKLPATDVQEFRRLLKEFLSVKDYQDRKWADAKWGVYAFYDYDGEPIYVGQTNEQLRVRLGRHLTNQRTDAAAMRILDLFEVAAVEIWPLWEYESINLRDKKAQAFIDAKKHLDEAEYTAYLNAIENSRFKAILNEKIPPKGDRIDLPASLRRDLITPEIRTERSHPDIRIARRAETISRLAAVARERGEVSEGLRRVLVIQAVRLAYIAAVRLAYAEGRAEPSPEAINVEALTGPLLYEFSDPGGQTVDPNDASVDGEPDAEDPDAAD, encoded by the coding sequence GTGTCCAGTAAGAGCACGGCGAGGCCCGCCCCGAAGCCGAAGAAGCCCCAGAAGAGCAAACTCCCGGCGACCGACGTCCAAGAGTTCCGACGTTTGCTCAAAGAGTTCTTGAGCGTCAAGGACTACCAGGACCGGAAGTGGGCTGATGCTAAGTGGGGGGTGTACGCGTTCTACGACTACGACGGCGAGCCCATTTACGTCGGCCAAACGAACGAGCAATTGCGAGTTCGGCTCGGTCGACACCTCACTAACCAGCGCACCGACGCCGCCGCAATGCGGATCCTCGATCTGTTCGAGGTGGCCGCAGTGGAGATCTGGCCGCTGTGGGAGTACGAGTCGATTAACCTGCGCGATAAGAAGGCGCAAGCGTTCATCGACGCGAAGAAGCACCTCGACGAGGCCGAGTACACCGCGTACCTGAATGCCATCGAGAACTCCAGATTCAAAGCCATCCTCAATGAGAAAATCCCGCCGAAGGGTGACCGGATCGACCTTCCGGCCTCGCTCCGTCGCGACCTGATCACACCCGAGATCCGTACCGAGCGTAGCCACCCGGACATTCGCATCGCGCGTCGAGCTGAGACCATCTCACGCTTGGCGGCAGTAGCACGCGAGCGCGGCGAGGTCTCGGAGGGTTTGCGACGAGTGCTCGTGATCCAGGCGGTGCGTTTGGCCTACATCGCAGCCGTTCGCCTAGCCTATGCCGAGGGCAGAGCCGAGCCCAGCCCTGAGGCCATCAACGTGGAGGCCCTTACCGGTCCGCTGCTCTACGAGTTCTCGGACCCGGGCGGGCAGACGGTAGACCCTAACGATGCGTCCGTCGACGGTGAACCGGACGCCGAGGACCCAGACGCGGCAGACTAA